The following proteins are co-located in the Primulina tabacum isolate GXHZ01 chromosome 11, ASM2559414v2, whole genome shotgun sequence genome:
- the LOC142517611 gene encoding phospholipase A(1) DAD1, chloroplastic-like has protein sequence MKLATCSNSMLQGSNSGLFSSNSCAVISSNWKFGGNHSNLNMKANSSWNSDGSVAGQCLASNAARIKDKWVEFQGIKNWEGLLDPLDDGLRDEILRYGEFVEAAYRCFDFDTWSQGYATCRYPKSSMLSDCGVGVAGYKVSKSLHATCGVSLPNWTERIPGWVSTQSSWIGYVAVCNDKAEIARLGRRDVVIAYRGTSTCMEWIENLRATLTCLPCDMSPHKCDSMVQSGFLSLYTSSAGCRPSLQDSVREEINKILQKYADEPLSITVTGHSLGAALATLTAHDINTTFKHAPLVTVVSFGGPRVGNKNFRRQLEKNGTKVLRIVNSDDPITKVPGFVLEENAPQRTRNGGMDVVTGLSNWLQKRMEDTQWVYAEIGKELRLSSRDCPHLSNGNVATCHDLKTYLHLVDNFVSSNCPLRATAKRVIEQTSGEATAFV, from the coding sequence ATGAAGCTTGCGACTTGTAGTAATTCTATGTTACAGGGTTCGAACAGTGGTCTGTTTAGTTCGAATAGCTGTGCGGTGATCTCAAGCAACTGGAAATTTGGTGGGAACCATAGTAATTTGAATATGAAGGCTAACAGTTCTTGGAATTCAGATGGGAGTGTTGCGGGCCAATGTCTCGCTTCGAATGCTGCCAGGATTAAGGATAAGTGGGTGGAGTTTCAAGGGATCAAGAATTGGGAGGGTTTGCTGGATCCATTGGATGACGGGTTGAGGGATGAAATTCTTCGGTACGGGGAGTTCGTGGAGGCGGCTTATCGGTGTTTCGACTTCGACACATGGTCACAGGGTTACGCCACATGCCGTTACCCCAAGAGTTCGATGTTGAGTGATTGCGGAGTTGGCGTGGCTGGGTATAAAGTGAGCAAGAGTCTGCATGCCACTTGTGGTGTCAGCTTGCCTAACTGGACCGAGAGGATACCGGGCTGGGTGTCGACCCAGTCGAGCTGGATCGGCTACGTGGCTGTGTGTAATGATAAGGCCGAGATCGCTAGATTAGGGAGACGCGACGTTGTGATCGCCTACCGAGGTACCTCAACGTGCATGGAGTGGATCGAGAATTTACGTGCCACATTGACTTGCTTGCCTTGCGACATGTCGCCGCACAAGTGCGATTCGATGGTACAAAGTGGATTTTTAAGCTTGTACACATCGAGCGCGGGGTGTCGCCCTAGCTTACAGGACTCGGTTAGAGAGGAGATAAACAAAATCCTACAAAAATATGCCGATGAACCCCTAAGTATTACCGTAACTGGCCACAGCCTCGGAGCAGCATTGGCGACACTGACGGCACACGACATCAACACAACATTCAAACATGCACCTCTAGTGACGGTTGTCTCGTTCGGTGGCCCGAGAGTTGGGAACAAAAACTTCCGTCGCCAACTAGAAAAAAATGGCACAAAAGTACTAAGAATCGTGAACTCGGACGATCCCATAACTAAAGTCCCCGGCTTCGTTCTTGAGGAGAACGCGCCGCAAAGAACAAGGAACGGGGGCATGGACGTGGTCACGGGGCTATCAAACTGGCTACAAAAACGCATGGAAGACACACAATGGGTGTACGCAGAAATCGGCAAAGAACTTAGACTTAGCAGCCGAGATTGTCCTCATCTGAGCAATGGAAACGTAGCCACATGTCACGATCTAAAGACATATCTTCATTTGGTCGACAATTTTGTTAGTTCAAATTGCCCTCTGAGAGCCACGGCCAAGAGGGTTATAGAGCAAACATCAGGAGAAGCGACGGCTTTCGTCTAG